A genome region from Hippopotamus amphibius kiboko isolate mHipAmp2 chromosome 1, mHipAmp2.hap2, whole genome shotgun sequence includes the following:
- the KTI12 gene encoding protein KTI12 homolog — protein sequence MPLVVFCGLPYSGKSRRAEDLRAALAAEGRAVYVVDDAAVLGAEVAAVYGDSAREKALRGALRAAVERRLSRHDVVILDSLNYIKGFRYELYCLARAARTPLCLVYCVRPGGPSGGPRVAGAEESPSLNGSVSWRPRAEEGGRSLAAGTGVLGEPRAVGSLVNGRARAEVPKEPEREETRTPDFPVPVTPEFEKSAERVSGAFYPPKLLEALALRFEAPDSRNRWDRPLFTLVGLEEPLPLSEIRAALFENRAPPPHQSTQSQPLASGSFLHQLDQVTSQVLAGLMEAQKGAVPGDLLKLPGTTEHLRFTRPLTMAELSRLRRQFISYTKMHPNNENLPQLANMFLQYLSRSLH from the coding sequence ATGCCGCTCGTGGTGTTTTGCGGGCTGCCGTACAGCGGCAAGAGCCGGCGCGCGGAGGACCTTCGCGCGGCATTGGCGGCCGAGGGCCGCGCGGTGTACGTGGTGGACGACGCGGCGGTGCTGGGCGCGGAGGTCGCGGCAGTGTACGGCGATTCGGCCCGTGAGAAGGCCTTGCGTGGGGCCCTGCGAGCGGCCGTGGAGCGCCGCCTGAGTCGTCACGACGTGGTCATCCTCGACTCGCTTAACTACATCAAGGGCTTCCGCTACGAGCTGTACTGCCTGGCGCGGGCGGCGCGCACTCCGCTCTGCCTGGTCTACTGCGTGCGGCCAGGTGGTCCGAGCGGGGGACCGCGGGTGGCGGGCGCGGAGGAGAGTCCGAGCCTGAACGGCAGTGTGAGTTGGCGGCCGCGCgctgaggaaggagggaggtcTCTAGCGGCGGGCACCGGTGTCCTCGGGGAACCGCGGGCTGTGGGCTCTCTAGTAAATGGGAGAGCCCGGGCAGAAGTACCCAAGGAACCGGAGCGGGAGGAAACCAGGACGCCAGATTTTCCAGTTCCTGTGACTCCGGAATTCGAGAAATCTGCAGAGCGTGTGTCCGGTGCCTTTTATCCTCCCAAACTTCTGGAGGCCCTAGCGCTGCGCTTCGAAGCTCCCGACTCTCGGAATCGCTGGGACCGGCCCTTGTTCACCTTGGTGGGCTTAGAGGAGCCCCTGCCCCTGTCAGAGATCAGAGCTGCCTTGTTTGAGAACCGGGCTCCTCCACCCCATCAGTCTACCCAGTCCCAGCCACTTGCCTCTGGCAGCTTTCTGCACCAGTTGGACCAGGTCACCAGccaggtgttggcaggactgATGGAAGCGCAGAAGGGTGCAGTCCCTGGAGACTTGCTTAAGCTTCCTGGCACCACAGAGCACCTGCGGTTTACGCGGCCTTTGACCATGGCAGAACTGAGTCGCCTCCGTCGCCAGTTTATTTCCTACACCAAAATGCACCCCAACAATGAGAACCTGCCTCAACTGGCTAACATGTTTCTGCAGTATCTGAGCCGAAGCCTGCACTAA